A single Gemmatimonadota bacterium DNA region contains:
- a CDS encoding DegT/DnrJ/EryC1/StrS family aminotransferase translates to MLALHGGSPYRDTESRPFPARTPFGDEEIRLVTKALRSQNLFRWGGELTPRFESRFAESYGAKHAIGSTSGTAALHVAIGAVNPEPGDEIITSAITDLGTIIPILYQNAVPVFADTDPETLTVDPEDVERLITPRTRAIIAIHLFGNACRIEALAEISRRKGIALIEDCCQAHLTRYRGRLLGTFGDIGCFSFQQSKHMTTGDGGMTITDDDALGRCMRSFADKHYDRDRAGSRMYGPLGMNFRITELHSAVGLAQLEKVGRVVASRNRLGGRLSEGIKLLDVIVPAPVTPGATHSYWSYPMRVTAYSNETFARALNAEGIGASAGYIGDPIFQCSAALAEHRTYGNSRFPFFSPYTDRTFEHADELCPRTREVLGQLVMLSFNEQYTDGDIDDVAGAVGKVASLLERTR, encoded by the coding sequence ATGTTAGCCCTCCACGGCGGATCGCCCTACCGGGACACGGAGTCCCGCCCCTTCCCCGCACGGACGCCCTTCGGAGACGAAGAAATACGACTCGTCACGAAGGCGCTGCGTTCCCAGAACCTCTTTCGGTGGGGCGGCGAACTCACCCCGCGGTTCGAAAGCCGTTTTGCCGAATCCTACGGCGCGAAGCACGCCATCGGATCCACGTCGGGGACCGCGGCCCTGCATGTCGCCATCGGCGCGGTAAACCCGGAACCCGGGGACGAGATCATCACGAGCGCGATCACCGACCTGGGCACGATCATCCCCATCCTGTACCAGAACGCCGTGCCGGTCTTCGCGGACACGGATCCGGAGACGCTTACCGTGGATCCGGAAGACGTCGAACGGCTCATCACGCCGCGGACGCGGGCGATCATCGCCATACACCTCTTCGGCAACGCCTGCCGGATAGAGGCCCTGGCGGAGATCTCGCGCCGCAAGGGGATCGCGCTCATCGAGGACTGCTGCCAGGCGCACCTGACGCGTTACCGGGGACGGCTGCTGGGCACCTTCGGGGACATCGGCTGCTTCAGCTTCCAGCAATCGAAGCACATGACCACCGGGGACGGTGGCATGACCATCACGGACGACGACGCCCTGGGCCGCTGCATGCGGAGCTTCGCGGACAAGCACTACGACCGGGATCGGGCCGGATCGCGCATGTACGGACCACTGGGCATGAACTTCCGTATCACGGAACTCCATTCCGCGGTGGGACTGGCCCAGTTGGAAAAAGTCGGCCGGGTCGTCGCATCGAGGAACCGGCTTGGCGGCCGGTTATCCGAGGGGATCAAACTCCTCGACGTCATCGTGCCGGCGCCGGTTACACCGGGCGCAACGCACAGTTACTGGTCGTATCCGATGCGGGTTACAGCGTATTCGAACGAGACTTTCGCCCGGGCGCTGAACGCCGAGGGGATCGGCGCGAGCGCCGGTTACATTGGCGATCCGATTTTCCAGTGTTCAGCGGCGCTCGCGGAACACCGGACCTACGGGAACTCCCGTTTCCCCTTCTTCAGCCCGTACACCGACCGCACCTTCGAGCATGCGGACGAACTGTGTCCGAGGACCCGCGAAGTGCTCGGACAACTCGTGATGCTCTCCTTCAACGAGCAATATACCGACGGGGATATCGACGACGTGGCCGGCGCGGTGGGGAAGGTCGCATCGCTGCTGGAACGGACGCGGTGA
- a CDS encoding MBL fold metallo-hydrolase gives MIFEQIQNGGDRNFGYLVADEKTRKAAAVDPSYRPEYYIRRAGELDVELACIICTHSHHDHVNGNDHLIEELGLDVVMYRDAEYFYDIEVKDGEIFRVGELELAVIHTPGHCEDGMCLLTEDKLITGDTLFVGKVGGTATEEEARKEYDSLRRLMELDDGIGVYPGHDFGVKPSSTIGYERNNNPFILQPTFANFLHLKENWLAYKVQHNIP, from the coding sequence ATGATATTCGAACAGATACAAAACGGGGGCGACCGGAACTTCGGTTACCTGGTGGCCGACGAGAAAACCCGGAAGGCGGCGGCGGTCGACCCCTCCTACCGGCCCGAATACTACATACGGCGCGCGGGCGAGCTGGACGTGGAACTGGCCTGCATCATCTGTACGCATTCCCATCATGACCACGTGAACGGCAATGACCACCTGATCGAGGAACTGGGCCTCGACGTGGTGATGTACCGGGACGCGGAGTATTTCTACGATATCGAAGTCAAGGATGGGGAGATCTTCAGGGTGGGTGAGCTCGAACTCGCCGTGATCCACACCCCCGGTCACTGCGAGGACGGCATGTGCCTCCTAACGGAAGACAAGCTGATTACCGGGGATACGCTCTTCGTGGGCAAGGTGGGCGGCACGGCCACCGAAGAAGAAGCTCGGAAGGAATACGACAGCCTGCGGCGCCTGATGGAACTGGACGACGGAATCGGGGTCTATCCGGGCCATGACTTCGGTGTAAAGCCTTCTTCGACAATCGGTTACGAGCGAAACAACAATCCGTTCATCCTTCAGCCCACCTTCGCGAATTTCCTGCATCTCAAGGAAAACTGGCTCGCCTACAAGGTGCAGCACAACATTCCGTAG
- a CDS encoding RNB domain-containing ribonuclease: MKSTGYPPAVNSLDFDPARAQDKCMKTRVFKRLESDRSERSVHIGDLIIFRHRGDIQIGMLQAVSRKKLKVATSANRVMDISTDPIVRYTDIRVRDLPEMLAVRRKIEDQALSFDLEEVWDILRDDPTVFTSEDIGELYWGEPGSPEQRAAMQLHLSRQCLYFCERDNGFTSRTTDQVRDILDKEARQRAVSTEREGFDRWLADETQQDLQSLTNRQKRWLSHLREYVIQGDDYAAIDQVRILLKEMPNLAGGDPQRSVFEVMVRKGFWDEDENLDLLRYEIPTEFSDEVLDYAVACRSSESGREDLTGLPILSIDDASTQDIDDALSAERTEDGYRIGVHITDVADLVPRDSVLDLAARERMSSVYLPDRHIPMLPANLSQDHCALLEGERRCAISFFFTLSSDFELLDSRIMPTLIVNRARLSYEEANRLLGTIEQPYAEVLQILNQAVDVFYQRRIDQGAVDLERSVVSIKVDGEKRIRIVLRDTSTRSEHIVSELMILANRTAAAYLAGRDIPAIYRTQAETDLGDLEQAEHDAVWRFLVLRGMKPLELSLKSRPHATLGVDTYCQITSPIRRYADLVLQRQLRTALTEGPPAYDADEMMDELSALERSRILNKIQARREWYWLLKHLEQQKDVHIRAIVLETRERNILVEFPDYGTRMAVKVEGRPSPGEEIVLSPVAIDPWSGTLRLRQVTDQS; this comes from the coding sequence ATGAAGTCAACCGGTTACCCGCCGGCCGTAAATTCGCTTGACTTCGACCCGGCACGGGCACAGGATAAATGCATGAAAACACGCGTGTTCAAACGGCTTGAATCCGATAGAAGCGAGCGTTCCGTGCATATCGGCGACCTGATCATCTTCCGTCATCGCGGGGACATTCAGATCGGCATGCTGCAGGCGGTTTCCAGGAAGAAACTCAAGGTGGCGACCTCCGCCAACCGGGTCATGGACATTTCAACGGACCCCATCGTGCGGTATACCGATATCCGGGTCCGCGACCTGCCGGAAATGCTGGCCGTCCGGCGGAAAATCGAGGACCAGGCCCTTTCCTTCGACCTTGAAGAGGTCTGGGACATCCTCAGGGACGATCCCACCGTATTCACCTCGGAAGACATCGGTGAACTGTACTGGGGCGAACCCGGCTCGCCCGAGCAGCGGGCGGCCATGCAGCTGCACCTGAGCCGCCAGTGCCTGTACTTCTGCGAACGGGACAACGGCTTCACGTCCCGCACGACCGACCAGGTCAGAGACATCCTGGACAAAGAGGCCCGTCAGCGCGCCGTGAGCACCGAGCGGGAAGGATTCGACCGCTGGCTCGCGGACGAAACGCAACAGGATCTCCAGTCCCTGACGAACCGCCAGAAGCGCTGGCTTTCCCACCTCCGGGAGTACGTCATTCAGGGCGACGACTACGCCGCGATCGACCAGGTGCGAATCCTGCTGAAGGAAATGCCCAACCTGGCGGGCGGCGATCCGCAGCGATCCGTTTTCGAAGTCATGGTACGCAAGGGGTTCTGGGACGAAGACGAAAACCTCGATCTGCTGCGTTACGAGATACCAACTGAGTTTTCCGACGAGGTACTCGATTACGCCGTGGCCTGCCGATCCTCCGAATCCGGCCGGGAAGACCTGACCGGGTTGCCGATCCTGTCGATTGACGATGCGTCCACGCAGGATATAGACGACGCCCTCTCCGCGGAACGGACCGAGGACGGCTACCGGATCGGCGTGCATATCACCGACGTGGCGGACCTCGTGCCCCGGGATTCGGTCCTGGACCTCGCGGCACGGGAAAGGATGTCGTCCGTCTACCTGCCGGATCGGCACATACCCATGCTGCCCGCCAACCTCTCCCAGGACCACTGTGCGCTGCTCGAGGGCGAACGGCGCTGTGCCATCAGTTTCTTCTTCACGCTGTCATCCGATTTCGAGCTGCTGGATTCCCGGATCATGCCTACCCTGATCGTCAACCGGGCGAGGCTGTCCTACGAAGAAGCCAACCGGCTGCTGGGAACGATTGAGCAACCCTACGCCGAAGTGCTTCAGATCCTGAACCAGGCGGTGGACGTCTTCTATCAGCGTCGCATCGACCAGGGCGCGGTCGACCTGGAACGCAGCGTAGTCTCGATCAAGGTGGACGGCGAGAAGCGAATCCGGATCGTGCTTCGGGACACTTCCACCCGGTCCGAACACATCGTGTCGGAACTGATGATCCTCGCCAACCGGACCGCCGCGGCGTACCTGGCCGGCCGCGACATACCCGCGATTTACCGTACCCAGGCCGAGACCGACCTGGGCGACCTGGAGCAGGCGGAACACGACGCGGTCTGGCGCTTCCTGGTACTGAGAGGAATGAAACCTCTCGAACTCAGCCTGAAGTCCCGTCCGCACGCCACGCTGGGCGTAGACACCTACTGCCAGATCACGTCGCCAATCCGTCGCTACGCCGACCTGGTTCTTCAGCGGCAGTTGCGGACGGCCCTGACGGAAGGCCCTCCGGCCTACGACGCAGATGAAATGATGGATGAGCTTTCCGCCCTCGAACGCAGCAGAATACTGAACAAGATCCAGGCCAGGCGGGAATGGTACTGGTTGCTCAAGCACCTCGAACAACAGAAAGACGTCCACATCAGGGCGATCGTCCTCGAGACGCGGGAACGAAACATCCTGGTCGAGTTTCCGGATTACGGAACGCGGATGGCGGTCAAGGTGGAGGGAAGGCCTTCACCGGGTGAAGAGATCGTGTTGAGTCCCGTCGCAATCGACCCGTGGTCGGGAACGCTGAGATTGCGGCAGGTTACAGATCAATCCTGA
- a CDS encoding VOC family protein has product MSLVKIRSLEHVAVAYRDTDAAAKWYCDVLGFEIALKFNNPGNDANFYFVRDPAGTCFIEIIAMPEGDDTQLVDIRTAHVHIAFNVDDMDAAVAVLESKGVKLEGPPVRAGQNILLFFRDPEGAPLQLVQRAKPL; this is encoded by the coding sequence ATATCCTTGGTAAAGATACGTTCACTGGAGCACGTAGCCGTGGCCTACCGGGACACGGACGCCGCGGCAAAGTGGTACTGCGACGTGCTGGGCTTCGAAATCGCGCTCAAGTTCAACAACCCGGGGAACGACGCGAATTTCTACTTCGTTCGCGATCCCGCCGGCACCTGTTTCATCGAGATCATTGCCATGCCCGAAGGAGACGACACGCAACTCGTCGACATCCGGACCGCCCACGTGCATATCGCCTTCAACGTGGATGACATGGACGCAGCGGTTGCCGTGCTGGAATCGAAGGGGGTAAAGCTGGAAGGTCCGCCGGTCCGGGCCGGGCAGAACATCCTGCTCTTCTTCCGAGATCCGGAAGGCGCGCCGCTGCAGCTGGTACAACGGGCGAAACCGCTCTGA
- a CDS encoding TonB-dependent receptor, with the protein MITSKLERNWRPMKRIALLIILICGLVPGSALAVTSGKVTGFVQDAATGDPLAGVTVRVEGTESRAISGLNGEYFILNVPVGAYRLGVQMIGYLPVRTQVLTVNSDRTTRIDFKLETTMLDLAEPVTITAQRTSVRSDLTASSELIVPREIESLPVTDLSDLIFLQNGVIRDAEGGLHVRGGRANEISYYVDGATLEDPLLGGMGTHIPLASVEELVVNRGGFNAQYGEAMSGVVNIVTREGSGPLSGTFRAATTLQSQYDLEAGSYDENAAGRGGRLEGTLSGALPWFRDRGGYFLSGQMLSDGHHIPHNSRSLATVAGNLVFKPYPLMKLKISGHYFRQRHLQYDHRNQNGLSYDFNPDGLPEKQAGSQALNLSVSQNISPRLFYTARFYRYATNSILFPTMLADRYWSEWPGYSEDDLGQYNGSIYESTQLPSDRYEGLPFTEGSDFFPLYRDARATYYGARADLSGQVTYWNQVRAGVEAQWYRLDWNERSFLQAVPQGQRYTVNPVEGALYFQNRLELNRLIVDAGLRMDYLDTSQRFFVDLPSGQAAQRDNSTKLRLSPRLGVSHSFTPRSLLRFNYGYFYQPPEFRHAYTNLRRDFSGESPRLGNPDLSPQKTVAYEFGLEHMLSEDVRVGFTASYKTISNLTSTAQVQYPGGMYYIFNNADFGSVRSVELIVKREMSRVISGSFNYTYSIARGSASTPQEHAEQARPTGAADPAERGYFPLAFDQRHTLKAVVNVLAPETAQKRILGVPLRGWGMSLVGYFGSGLPYTPTNALRERTEIERNQARLPAFANLDLRLRKRFRAGRFAYTVFSEVRNVFDRRNVVSVYANTGRPGDDGYTLESFTGRSEEFVRLRRLLSLDPQQYAPPREIRLGFEIGF; encoded by the coding sequence ATGATTACGTCGAAACTTGAGAGGAACTGGAGGCCGATGAAGCGCATCGCTTTGCTGATCATTCTTATCTGCGGACTCGTACCGGGTTCCGCCCTGGCCGTCACCTCCGGCAAGGTCACGGGGTTTGTACAGGACGCGGCGACCGGTGATCCGCTGGCCGGCGTCACGGTACGCGTAGAGGGCACCGAATCACGGGCCATTTCCGGCTTGAACGGGGAGTATTTCATCCTAAACGTTCCCGTGGGCGCGTACCGGCTCGGAGTGCAGATGATCGGCTACCTGCCCGTCCGCACCCAGGTGCTCACCGTCAACAGCGACCGCACCACGCGGATCGACTTCAAGCTGGAAACGACGATGCTCGACCTGGCCGAACCCGTTACCATCACCGCGCAGAGGACGTCCGTCCGGTCGGACCTGACCGCTTCGAGTGAATTGATCGTCCCCCGGGAAATCGAGTCCTTGCCCGTAACGGATTTGTCGGACCTGATCTTTCTCCAGAACGGGGTGATCCGCGACGCCGAGGGCGGCCTGCACGTTCGAGGCGGCCGGGCGAACGAGATCTCCTACTACGTGGACGGCGCCACCCTGGAGGATCCCCTGCTGGGCGGTATGGGTACGCATATACCCCTGGCTTCGGTCGAGGAACTGGTCGTCAACCGGGGCGGCTTCAACGCGCAGTACGGGGAGGCCATGTCGGGTGTGGTCAATATCGTGACCCGCGAGGGAAGCGGTCCCCTGTCGGGTACCTTCAGGGCCGCGACGACGCTGCAGTCCCAGTATGACCTGGAGGCGGGAAGTTACGACGAAAACGCGGCGGGACGGGGAGGGCGCCTGGAAGGGACCTTGAGCGGCGCGCTGCCCTGGTTCCGGGACCGTGGCGGCTATTTCCTTTCAGGCCAGATGCTGAGCGACGGACACCATATCCCCCACAACAGCCGTTCGCTGGCCACGGTGGCGGGAAACCTGGTGTTCAAGCCCTATCCCCTCATGAAGCTGAAGATCAGCGGCCACTACTTCCGCCAGCGCCATCTTCAGTATGACCATCGCAATCAGAATGGGCTTTCTTACGATTTCAATCCGGACGGACTACCGGAAAAACAGGCCGGCAGCCAGGCGCTCAACCTGTCCGTCAGCCAGAACATCAGTCCGCGACTCTTCTATACCGCACGGTTTTACAGGTATGCCACCAACAGCATCCTGTTTCCCACCATGCTGGCGGACAGATATTGGTCGGAGTGGCCGGGCTATTCGGAGGACGATCTAGGTCAATACAACGGGTCGATCTACGAGTCCACCCAGTTGCCGTCCGATCGATACGAGGGATTGCCGTTCACGGAAGGCAGCGACTTCTTCCCGCTGTACCGGGATGCCCGGGCGACCTATTACGGCGCCAGGGCGGACCTGAGCGGGCAGGTCACCTACTGGAACCAGGTCCGGGCGGGCGTCGAAGCGCAGTGGTACCGGCTGGACTGGAACGAGCGGTCGTTCCTGCAGGCCGTACCGCAGGGCCAGAGGTACACCGTCAATCCCGTGGAAGGCGCCCTTTACTTTCAGAACAGGCTGGAGTTGAACAGGTTGATCGTGGACGCCGGTCTCCGGATGGATTACCTGGACACGAGCCAGCGGTTTTTCGTCGATCTTCCATCGGGCCAGGCCGCGCAAAGGGACAACTCGACCAAGTTGCGGCTGAGTCCCCGTCTGGGCGTTTCCCACTCCTTCACGCCGCGAAGCCTGCTCCGCTTCAACTACGGCTACTTCTACCAGCCGCCAGAGTTCCGCCATGCCTATACGAACCTGCGGCGCGACTTCAGCGGCGAATCCCCGCGACTGGGGAATCCCGACCTGTCCCCGCAGAAGACCGTGGCCTATGAGTTCGGCCTGGAACATATGTTGTCCGAGGACGTTCGCGTCGGGTTCACGGCATCCTACAAGACCATCTCCAACCTGACGTCGACGGCGCAGGTCCAGTATCCCGGCGGGATGTATTACATCTTCAACAATGCGGACTTCGGTTCCGTGCGCAGCGTGGAGCTGATCGTGAAACGGGAAATGTCGCGCGTGATTTCCGGATCCTTCAACTACACCTATTCCATCGCCCGCGGAAGCGCGTCCACGCCCCAGGAGCACGCGGAGCAGGCCAGGCCGACCGGCGCCGCCGATCCCGCGGAAAGAGGCTATTTCCCCCTCGCCTTCGACCAACGGCACACCCTGAAAGCCGTGGTGAACGTGCTCGCGCCCGAAACCGCACAGAAGCGCATACTGGGCGTTCCATTGCGGGGATGGGGGATGTCCCTGGTCGGTTATTTCGGCAGCGGCCTGCCCTATACGCCGACCAACGCCCTGCGCGAACGTACGGAAATCGAGCGGAACCAGGCGCGCCTGCCGGCCTTCGCGAACCTCGACTTGCGCCTCAGGAAGCGCTTCAGGGCCGGCCGGTTCGCTTACACGGTGTTCTCGGAAGTCCGGAACGTGTTCGACCGCCGGAACGTCGTCAGCGTTTACGCCAACACGGGCCGTCCGGGAGACGACGGATATACCCTGGAGTCATTTACGGGCCGGTCGGAGGAGTTTGTCCGGCTGCGGCGCCTTTTGAGCCTCGACCCCCAGCAGTACGCCCCGCCCCGGGAGATCCGGCTCGGTTTCGAAATCGGATTCTGA
- a CDS encoding glycosyltransferase, whose amino-acid sequence MKTTIRPISVVIPTYNREDRLPSAIRSVLEQTVPPAEIIVVDDGSTDGTPALVRTFPGVRYLCQENQGVSAARNHGISAAKHDWIALLDSDDEWLPRKLERQWSALKGDPRYRFCHTDEIWIRKGRRVNPMKKHAKYGGHIFHHCLPLCVISPSSALIHRDLFERFGVFDPELPVCEDYDLWLRICAREPVLYVDEPLLLKYGGHEDQLSRAYWGMDRFRIRALEKLIQSGALEGEALTAALDTLYGKIDIYAAGAEKRRRFEEADRYLDKKRRIAVSLVSLASLVSLACYAGTAGS is encoded by the coding sequence ATGAAAACTACAATCCGTCCCATCTCCGTCGTGATTCCCACTTACAACCGGGAAGACCGGCTTCCGTCGGCGATCCGGTCCGTCCTGGAACAGACTGTGCCGCCGGCCGAAATCATCGTGGTCGACGACGGTTCGACGGACGGTACCCCCGCCCTCGTCCGCACTTTTCCCGGTGTGCGGTACCTTTGCCAGGAAAACCAGGGCGTGAGTGCGGCCAGGAATCACGGCATCAGCGCGGCGAAACACGATTGGATCGCCTTGCTCGATTCCGACGACGAATGGCTTCCCCGCAAGTTGGAAAGACAGTGGAGCGCGCTTAAAGGAGATCCGCGATACAGGTTCTGCCACACCGATGAGATCTGGATCCGCAAGGGCAGGCGGGTCAATCCGATGAAAAAGCACGCCAAGTACGGCGGACACATCTTCCATCATTGTCTGCCCCTGTGCGTTATCTCCCCTTCTTCCGCGCTGATACATCGTGATCTGTTCGAACGCTTCGGCGTGTTCGACCCGGAACTTCCGGTCTGCGAAGACTACGATCTTTGGTTGCGCATCTGCGCGCGGGAACCCGTGCTCTACGTGGACGAACCCCTGCTGCTGAAGTACGGCGGCCACGAGGACCAGTTGTCGCGCGCGTACTGGGGCATGGACCGTTTCCGCATACGCGCACTGGAGAAGCTGATTCAGAGCGGCGCGCTGGAAGGCGAGGCCCTGACCGCCGCCCTGGATACCCTGTACGGCAAAATCGACATATACGCCGCCGGCGCGGAGAAGCGGCGCAGGTTCGAGGAAGCCGATCGCTACCTGGACAAGAAACGGCGTATCGCGGTCAGCCTGGTCAGCCTGGCCAGCCTGGTCAGCCTGGCCTGCTACGCCGGGACAGCGGGAAGCTGA
- a CDS encoding sigma-54-dependent Fis family transcriptional regulator: protein MERILIAEDDRNTREGLVELLSGEGYEVTGVTDGEQAYETARNGQFDVLLTDMKMPRVNGLNLIKRMTGTSPETSIIMMTAFATVETAVKAMRDGAFTYLTKPVKFEELLATIEGALQEKKNRRRTDASPKPSSIPDPDIIGESPQIREIFDRVEKVARANTTVLLLGESGTGKSLIARAIHTRSYRKERPFVDVSCASIPESLLESELFGTEKGAYTGALSTTRKGYFERAAGGTIFLDEIGEISGAVQVKLLRVLQERRFERLGGTKPLHIDVRVIAATNLNLEDAVAEGRYRQDLYYRLNVLPIVVPPLREHRDDIPPLIDYFIRKYTRENGLGDKYISEEALEICTRYDWPGNIREVENAIESAVVLSDGERILPEHLPGFPLAPVIEADAAPVQGSLKDSRGQAEKRLIQQALLESGGNRTRAAEALGVTVRTIQYKIKKYGLH, encoded by the coding sequence ATGGAACGCATCCTGATCGCGGAAGACGACCGGAACACCCGAGAGGGGCTGGTCGAGTTGCTGTCGGGCGAGGGGTACGAAGTCACGGGGGTAACGGACGGGGAGCAGGCCTATGAAACGGCCCGGAACGGCCAGTTCGACGTCTTGCTCACTGACATGAAAATGCCCCGGGTCAACGGCCTGAACCTGATCAAGCGCATGACCGGCACTTCACCGGAAACGAGTATCATCATGATGACGGCCTTCGCCACCGTGGAGACGGCCGTCAAGGCCATGCGCGACGGCGCTTTTACCTATCTGACCAAGCCGGTGAAGTTCGAGGAACTGCTCGCTACCATAGAAGGCGCGCTGCAGGAGAAGAAGAACCGGCGGCGTACGGATGCATCACCCAAACCGTCTTCCATCCCCGACCCGGATATCATCGGCGAAAGCCCCCAGATCAGGGAAATCTTCGACCGTGTGGAGAAAGTCGCCAGGGCCAATACCACGGTCCTGCTGCTCGGTGAAAGCGGTACGGGCAAGAGCCTGATCGCCCGGGCGATCCACACCAGAAGCTACCGCAAGGAACGTCCTTTCGTGGATGTAAGTTGCGCCTCCATTCCCGAAAGCCTGCTGGAAAGCGAACTCTTCGGGACCGAAAAGGGGGCGTATACCGGCGCACTGAGCACGACGCGCAAAGGGTATTTCGAGCGGGCGGCCGGCGGGACGATCTTCCTGGACGAAATCGGCGAGATCAGCGGGGCTGTCCAGGTCAAGCTGCTGCGCGTGCTGCAGGAACGCCGGTTCGAACGACTCGGAGGCACGAAACCGTTGCACATCGACGTCCGGGTGATCGCGGCAACCAACCTCAACCTGGAAGACGCGGTCGCCGAGGGGCGCTACCGCCAGGACCTTTACTACCGGTTGAACGTCCTGCCCATCGTGGTGCCGCCCCTTCGCGAGCACCGGGACGACATCCCGCCGCTCATCGATTACTTCATTCGGAAGTACACGCGGGAGAACGGCCTCGGCGACAAGTATATCTCCGAGGAAGCCCTGGAGATCTGCACGAGGTACGACTGGCCCGGGAACATCCGGGAAGTGGAGAACGCCATCGAGAGCGCCGTCGTATTGAGCGACGGAGAACGCATCCTGCCGGAACATCTGCCCGGCTTTCCCCTCGCGCCCGTGATCGAAGCGGACGCGGCCCCCGTCCAGGGGTCACTCAAGGACTCCAGGGGACAGGCCGAAAAACGCCTCATCCAACAGGCGCTGCTGGAATCCGGCGGAAACCGGACGCGCGCGGCGGAAGCCCTGGGCGTCACGGTCAGGACCATCCAGTACAAGATCAAGAAATACGGTCTTCATTGA